The Erwinia sp. SLM-02 genomic sequence CCTTTGGTCTGAACGCCCCACGGGGTTACCGGGTGCTTACCAAAGTTACGACCTTCACCACCACCGTGCGGGTGATCAACTGGGTTCATCGCGGTACCACGAACGGTCGGACGAACACCACGCCAACGGGTTGCACCGGCTTTACCCAGAACGCGAAGCATGTGCTCCGAGTTACCGACTTCGCCCAGGGTCGCGCGGCAGTCAGCTTCGACTTTACGCATTTCACCAGAACGCAGACGCAGGGTAACGTAAGAACCATCACGCGCAACGATCTGCACGTAAGTACCAGCAGAGCGAGCAATCTGACCGCCTTTGCCTGGTTTCATTTCTACGTTATGCACGGTAGAACCAACTGGGATGTTACGCATCGGCAGAGTGTTACCTGCTTTGATCGCAGCATCAACGCCAGACTGAATCTGGTCGCCAGCTTTCAGGCCTTTAGGGGCCAGGATGTAACGGCGCTCGCCGTCTTTGTACAGAACCAGCGCGATGTTCGCGGAGCGGTTCGGATCGTACTCAAGACGTTCAACGGTCGCTGGGATACCATCTTTGTTGCGTTTGAAGTCAACAATACGGTAAGCCTGCTTGTGACCACCACCGATATGACGGGTAGTGATGCGACCATTGTTGTTACGGCCACCGGATTTGCTGTTTTTTTCTACCAGCGGGGCAAATGGTTTGCCCTTGTGCAGCTCCGCGTTCACCACTTTAACTACATGGCGACGACCCGGAGATGTCGGTTTACATTTAACAACTGCCATTGTTCTTCTCCTCCGACTTACTCAGCGCCGCCGACGAAGTCCAGATTCTGGCCTTCTTTCAGGGTGACGTAAGCTTTTTTCCAGTCGTTACGACGACCAATACGCTGTCCAGAACGTTTAACTTTCCCTTTAACTACCAGGGTGTTAACGACTTCGACTTCAACTTCGAAAAGTTTCTGCACAGCGGCTTTGATTTCTGCTTTGGTCGCGTCTTTAGCAACTTTGAGAACGATGGTATTTGTTTTTTCCATCGCAGCAGATGCTTTTTCAGATACGTGCGGCG encodes the following:
- the rplB gene encoding 50S ribosomal protein L2, with the translated sequence MAVVKCKPTSPGRRHVVKVVNAELHKGKPFAPLVEKNSKSGGRNNNGRITTRHIGGGHKQAYRIVDFKRNKDGIPATVERLEYDPNRSANIALVLYKDGERRYILAPKGLKAGDQIQSGVDAAIKAGNTLPMRNIPVGSTVHNVEMKPGKGGQIARSAGTYVQIVARDGSYVTLRLRSGEMRKVEADCRATLGEVGNSEHMLRVLGKAGATRWRGVRPTVRGTAMNPVDHPHGGGEGRNFGKHPVTPWGVQTKGKKTRSNKRTDKFIVRRRSK
- the rplW gene encoding 50S ribosomal protein L23, whose product is MIREERLLKVLRAPHVSEKASAAMEKTNTIVLKVAKDATKAEIKAAVQKLFEVEVEVVNTLVVKGKVKRSGQRIGRRNDWKKAYVTLKEGQNLDFVGGAE